The Solicola gregarius DNA window GATATGCCGGTGAACGCGCTGAGGTTCTTGGTCACGGAGTCCGGGATCGCGACGGCCTTGGCGATGCTGGCCTGCGCCCTGGTCAGGCCAGCGAGGTCCGGGAGATTGAAGTCGAACTTGGGAAGCATCGCGCCGTGCAGGTTGTCGAAGGCGCGACGCAGGCGCTCGCGTTGCTCAGGGGTCAACTCGACACTGTCATCTTCGTCATCTGGTTCTGGCGTCACCACTGGCACCCCACAGACGCTACGTGGATCTGAGCCAAGGTACCCCAGTTCTTCGCAAACTGTCAGGGATTTTGTCAGTGTCTGGTCTGACTCGAGGACAAACTGAAGGCCCTCCAACTCAGCGTTTCTGCTGGTCAGAGGGCCTTCTGTGGTAGCGGGGGCAGGATTTGAACCTGCGACCTCTGGGTTATGAGCCCAGCGAGCTACCGAACTGCTCCACCCCGCGTCGCCTCCGCAACTATAGGGGGCCGGGCATCCGCTAATCAAATCGGGCCGGTGACCGGCGGTCAGCCGCCGGCGGAGTCGCCCGAATCGCCTTCGTTTCCGCCGTTCTCGCCGTTCGAGCCGCCGTCGGGTGGCTGCTCGCCGTCCATCAGCGCCTTGGCCTGCTCGAGCAGCCTCCCGGCCTTGTCGTTCAGCGTCTGGTACCTCGACAGGTCGCCGTCGTCGAGCGCGGCCTGCGCATCCGAGAACGCCTGCACGGCTTGGTCGACCAGGTCACGCGCCGTCGCTTCGACGTCGGGCGGCGTGTTCGTACCCGAGTCGTCATCGCCGTCGGTGTCGGTGTCGGGTCCGATGCCCAGCGCGTCGCGGAGCGCCTCGTCGAGGTCCTTGCCGGATCCGACGTCCTCGCCGAACGACGCGACCACGAGCTGCAGCACGGGATACGAGCCCGAGGTGCCGGTGTTCTGGGTGTACACCGGTTGCACGTACAGCAGCGCGTCGCCGATCGGCAACGACAGCAGGTTGCCGTACAACACCTCGACGCTGCTGTTGTTGGTGAAGCTGAGCAGCTTGCCGCGGACACCGTCGTCGTTCGCGAACGTGTTGTCCATCTGGTTCGGGCCGGGGATCTGTTGCTCACTGGACAGCTGCAGTATCTGGAACGAACCGTAGTTCTTGCTCGTCGCCTCCGAGTCGACCGACATGAACGCACCGAGGTTCTCCCGGTTGTTCGGCACGTACACGCTGGTGAGCGAGAAGTTCGGCGTCTTCTCACCCGGTCGCGCCATCGACAGGTAGTACGGCGGCTGCTTCTCGCCCGTCGAGGACGTCGGGTCCTGGGGTACGACCCACCGCTCGTCGTCCTGGTAGAACGTGTCTGCATCCGTGACGTGGTAGCGCTCGAGCACGTCGCGCTGCAGCTTGTACAGGTCGACCGGGTACCGCAGATGCTCCATCAGCGTCTCGGGGATCTCGGACTTCGGCTTCACGATGTCCGGGAACGTCTTCATCCACGCATCGAGCAACGGATCCTCGGTGTCCCACTGGTACATGTCGACCGTGCCGTCGTACGCGTCGACGACGGCCTTGACCGAGTTACGTACGTAGTTGACCTGATCGGTGGGCAACGCCTCCTGCGCACCGGTGTTGGTCAGCGTGTCGGAGGTCGCCTCCTCCATCGAGCGCTTCTCGGAGAGCGGGTAGTCGTCGCTGGTGGTGTAGCCGTCGACGATCCAGACGACACGGCCGTCGACGACGGCCGGGTACGGGTCGCCGTCGACCTCGAGCCACGGCGCGACCTTCTCGACGCGGTGACGCGGATCGCGGTCGTAGAGGATCTTCGAGTCGGAGTTCACCCGGCCGGACAACAAGATATTGGGCTCGCCGAACTTCGCGGCGTACAACAGCTGGCGGAACGTACTGCCGACCTCGACGCCGCCCTTGCCGTCGTAGGTGTTCTGCGTCGACGACTCGGTGTCGTCCTCTCCCCCGCCGGTGGGGATGTCGATCTCGACCGGGTTCGTACCCTCAGGCGCACCGACGATCGAGTAGTCCGGTCCGCCGCCGCTGCTTCCGAACGCCTCGCCGTAGTAGATCCGCGGTGGCTTCTTGAATTCGAACTCTCCGCGCGGAGGGATGTCCTGCTCGACCCAGACCGGCTCGCCCTCCGCGTTGACCTGGTTGCCGCGCGCGGCGATGACGCCGTAGCCGTGCGTATAGACGGTGTGGTCGCCGGTCCAGGTGCGCTGGC harbors:
- a CDS encoding UPF0182 family membrane protein, producing MSDGFAAGSKSDEEPPASTGRGRRVLIPTIITLAVLIFLASIFTGIWTDRLWFQALDYGSVYSTLLGTRVVLFLIFGLVFAGVVLGSVYLAYRCRPPLAGQARISDPVARYRDGIDPVRKPLFIVLGIALVGFSGAVAVGKWETYLLWRNGGSFGQDDEYFGKDIGFFVFDYPWFRFLASYGFALLIVAMILTALVYYLYGAISFQARVSKVSTAARVHLSIMIGVFMLLKAFAYWLDRYGFATADGSLHTGISYTDAHARIPSKNILIVIALICAILFFVNAVRGSWMLPGIGVGLLLLSSILIGGIWPAIMQSFQVKPSEQDKESPYIEKNITATRDAYDIGQVQVEDYDATTTVDSAELRESSETRVSTRLLDPTLVAPAFEQLQQVRGYYTVPDTLDIDRYTIDESDQPQDLVIAARELDLSGLQDSQRTWTGDHTVYTHGYGVIAARGNQVNAEGEPVWVEQDIPPRGEFEFKKPPRIYYGEAFGSSGGGPDYSIVGAPEGTNPVEIDIPTGGGEDDTESSTQNTYDGKGGVEVGSTFRQLLYAAKFGEPNILLSGRVNSDSKILYDRDPRHRVEKVAPWLEVDGDPYPAVVDGRVVWIVDGYTTSDDYPLSEKRSMEEATSDTLTNTGAQEALPTDQVNYVRNSVKAVVDAYDGTVDMYQWDTEDPLLDAWMKTFPDIVKPKSEIPETLMEHLRYPVDLYKLQRDVLERYHVTDADTFYQDDERWVVPQDPTSSTGEKQPPYYLSMARPGEKTPNFSLTSVYVPNNRENLGAFMSVDSEATSKNYGSFQILQLSSEQQIPGPNQMDNTFANDDGVRGKLLSFTNNSSVEVLYGNLLSLPIGDALLYVQPVYTQNTGTSGSYPVLQLVVASFGEDVGSGKDLDEALRDALGIGPDTDTDGDDDSGTNTPPDVEATARDLVDQAVQAFSDAQAALDDGDLSRYQTLNDKAGRLLEQAKALMDGEQPPDGGSNGENGGNEGDSGDSAGG